The Sporocytophaga myxococcoides genome includes a window with the following:
- a CDS encoding UDP-2,3-diacylglucosamine diphosphatase — protein MKQVINSLPPGKKIFFASDFHLGVPTAEESLLREKKIVAWLESIKNDAQAIYLLGDLFDFWFEYKHAIPKGFIRLQGKLAELSDAGIPIYIFTGNHDMWIFNYFTEELNIPVYRNPIEISVAGKEFLIGHGDALGPGERTFKLLRKFFDNPICQFLFSWIHPDIGIGLANYFSKNSRNKTRKHGEEFLGDKEFLYQYCLEQEKLKHRDYYIFGHRHLKLEMKVGPDSVYVNIGDWINYYTYAEFDGNKLELKEFRN, from the coding sequence ATGAAACAGGTAATTAATTCACTTCCCCCCGGGAAAAAAATATTTTTCGCTTCTGATTTCCATCTTGGCGTGCCAACTGCAGAGGAAAGCCTTCTCCGTGAAAAAAAAATCGTAGCCTGGCTGGAATCTATCAAAAATGATGCTCAGGCAATTTACTTGCTGGGTGATTTATTCGATTTCTGGTTTGAATACAAGCATGCAATTCCCAAAGGATTTATCAGGCTTCAGGGCAAACTGGCAGAATTATCAGATGCTGGCATTCCGATTTATATTTTTACTGGAAACCATGACATGTGGATATTTAATTACTTCACTGAAGAATTAAATATTCCGGTTTACAGAAATCCAATAGAAATAAGTGTGGCAGGCAAAGAATTTCTGATAGGACATGGAGATGCCTTGGGACCTGGTGAAAGAACTTTTAAATTGCTCAGAAAATTCTTTGACAATCCCATTTGTCAATTTCTTTTTAGTTGGATCCATCCAGATATTGGTATAGGACTTGCAAACTATTTTTCTAAAAACAGTCGAAACAAAACTCGTAAACATGGAGAGGAGTTTCTGGGCGATAAAGAATTTCTTTACCAATATTGCCTAGAACAGGAGAAGCTTAAACACAGAGATTATTACATTTTCGGCCACAGACATCTGAAACTTGAGATGAAAGTGGGACCTGATTCCGTTTATGTCAATATTGGAGACTGGATTAATTACTATACCTATGCAGAATTTGATGGAAATAAACTTGAGCTTAAAGAATTCAGGAATTAA
- the ruvX gene encoding Holliday junction resolvase RuvX, producing MGRILAIDYGRKRVGLAVTDPLKIIATALDTIDESKVLDFLKAYCSKEDVEAFVVGMPKTLDNNDSENAKYVKAFSEKLIKMLPSIPIHFIDERFTSSMALNAMIAGGMKKKDRREKGNIDKISATIILQSFLEQQRR from the coding sequence ATGGGTAGAATACTAGCTATAGATTATGGAAGAAAGCGGGTTGGATTGGCTGTAACGGATCCATTAAAAATTATTGCAACAGCCCTGGATACAATTGACGAATCTAAAGTCCTGGATTTTTTAAAAGCATATTGCAGCAAGGAGGATGTTGAAGCCTTCGTAGTGGGTATGCCAAAAACTTTAGATAATAATGACTCTGAAAATGCGAAGTATGTAAAGGCTTTTTCAGAGAAACTGATCAAAATGTTACCCTCGATTCCTATTCATTTTATTGATGAAAGATTTACAAGCTCCATGGCTTTGAACGCTATGATTGCAGGAGGAATGAAAAAAAAAGACAGGAGAGAAAAAGGAAATATAGACAAAATCAGCGCTACTATTATATTGCAATCTTTTCTTGAGCAGCAAAGACGGTAA
- a CDS encoding outer membrane beta-barrel protein: MKSRKKLYIFTIFCLLFSHVGFSQAKRNKLVNRSGYLMQEKLSVTAQLGLSSYYGDLCDKFDCMQFRPNFGIGMAYRFNPNIYGRAEINYVRLASNDVHENRNLDFRSGNLEAYVAGVYDYYPYTKHFRRRKLINPYAFLGVGITYFNPHGSLNGQWYKLRPLHTEGKSYSPVTAIIPVGFGFRIKYTRQLEFMVEGGYRFTFTDYLDDVSSYKFLDDSQFSDPVARDISNKIKTGNTENYQRGNPKRNDGYFVFQVKARYTFVTNINNFRGRSPRFLRKTY, encoded by the coding sequence ATGAAATCAAGGAAAAAACTTTACATTTTTACAATATTTTGTTTATTGTTTTCCCATGTGGGTTTCTCTCAGGCAAAGCGCAATAAACTGGTAAACAGATCAGGATATCTGATGCAAGAGAAGCTTAGCGTTACAGCCCAGCTGGGACTTTCATCTTACTATGGAGATTTATGCGATAAATTTGATTGCATGCAATTCCGCCCCAACTTTGGAATTGGCATGGCTTATAGATTTAATCCAAACATCTATGGAAGAGCTGAGATAAATTATGTAAGGTTGGCATCCAACGATGTACACGAAAACAGGAATCTGGATTTCAGATCGGGAAACCTGGAAGCGTATGTTGCAGGAGTTTATGACTATTATCCTTATACCAAACATTTCAGACGTAGAAAACTTATTAATCCTTATGCCTTCTTAGGAGTTGGAATAACATATTTCAATCCTCATGGCTCTCTGAACGGACAATGGTATAAACTCAGACCGCTTCATACAGAAGGGAAATCTTATAGCCCGGTTACTGCAATCATTCCAGTTGGTTTCGGTTTCAGAATCAAGTATACCAGACAATTGGAGTTTATGGTAGAGGGTGGCTACAGATTTACCTTCACTGATTATCTGGATGATGTAAGCTCCTACAAATTCCTTGATGATAGTCAGTTTTCCGATCCTGTAGCCAGAGATATCTCTAATAAAATTAAAACGGGTAACACTGAGAACTACCAACGAGGGAATCCTAAAAGAAATGATGGATACTTTGTGTTTCAGGTAAAAGCAAGATACACCTTTGTAACCAATATCAATAACTTCAGAGGCAGAAGTCCAAGATTCTTGAGAAAGACATACTAG
- the rsfS gene encoding ribosome silencing factor, whose amino-acid sequence MKEKIVKEKEDLKDLIVSGMKEKKATNITIIDLKSIKNAVADYFILCTGGSDTQIDAIADSIEEEVYKGIAQNPWRKEGKTNKEWILLDYVQVVAHVFKRDRRQFYGLEELWGDAKIINIED is encoded by the coding sequence GTGAAAGAAAAAATAGTTAAAGAAAAAGAAGATCTGAAAGACCTGATAGTATCAGGAATGAAGGAAAAAAAGGCTACTAACATAACAATAATAGATTTAAAAAGTATTAAGAATGCAGTGGCAGATTATTTTATTCTCTGTACAGGTGGTTCTGATACACAAATTGATGCAATAGCAGACTCAATAGAAGAAGAAGTTTATAAAGGAATAGCTCAAAATCCATGGCGCAAGGAGGGTAAAACCAACAAAGAGTGGATACTTCTGGATTACGTTCAGGTGGTAGCACACGTTTTTAAGCGCGACAGAAGACAATTTTATGGACTCGAAGAACTTTGGGGAGACGCTAAAATCATTAATATTGAAGATTAA
- the ftsH gene encoding ATP-dependent zinc metalloprotease FtsH: MTDNKSKKKIIPKSPQKPNYQIWVIIILLLLVFGITYFNKNNSVIEIDKKKFEDMYLSHDVKKVVVVNGKYVEVYLKDTALENEKYKDKFAQRGPFALTQGPHFQFQISSAEKFEEDLDKLASKVPKDQRAAYEVDNDRSDFSTFLVNWGLLFLILLGFWFLMRRMTSGGPGGQIFNIGKSKAALFDAENKVKITFADVAGLEEGKEEVKEIVDFLKNPTKFTKLGGKIPKGALLIGPPGTGKTLLAKAVAGEAGVPFFSLSGSDFVEMFVGVGAARVRDLFKQAKEKAPCIIFIDEIDAIGRSRGRGQIPGANDERENTLNSLLVEMDGFSTDSGVIILAATNRPDVLDSALLRPGRFDRQISIDKPDIVGREQIFNVHLKPLKLSKELDAKKLAAQTPGFAGAEIANVCNEAALIAARKDKQEIDMNDFQDAIDRVIGGLEKKNKIISPEEKKIVAYHEAGHAVAGWFLEHADPLVKVSIVPRGIAALGYAQYLPKEQFLYTTEQLFDEMCMTLGGRAAEEIVFGKISTGALSDLERITKMAYSMVTMYGMNNKIGNISFYDSKQSEYSFNKPYSEATAETIDQEVRTIIQEAYDRTKQLLSDKRNELELIAQELLKREIIFQTDLEVLIGKRPFERETTYQAYTNRKVSGDGNVDLNTNALKNLEDEHKAKISEQEKKKESESQSEKVRQEEEGDQPNN; encoded by the coding sequence ATGACTGATAATAAATCCAAGAAGAAGATCATTCCAAAATCACCACAAAAACCAAATTATCAGATATGGGTTATAATTATCCTCCTGTTGCTGGTATTTGGTATTACCTACTTTAACAAAAACAATTCTGTCATTGAAATTGACAAGAAGAAGTTTGAAGACATGTACCTAAGCCATGATGTAAAAAAGGTAGTGGTAGTAAACGGAAAATATGTAGAGGTATATCTTAAAGATACAGCTCTTGAGAATGAGAAGTATAAAGATAAGTTTGCTCAGAGGGGGCCGTTTGCCCTTACACAGGGACCTCATTTTCAATTCCAGATAAGTTCTGCTGAAAAATTTGAAGAAGATTTGGACAAACTTGCGAGCAAAGTACCTAAAGATCAAAGAGCTGCTTATGAAGTTGACAATGATAGATCTGACTTTTCTACCTTCCTTGTAAACTGGGGATTACTATTTCTTATACTACTGGGATTCTGGTTCCTTATGAGAAGAATGACCTCAGGAGGTCCTGGCGGTCAGATTTTCAATATTGGAAAATCTAAAGCGGCATTATTTGATGCAGAGAATAAAGTAAAAATCACTTTCGCTGATGTGGCCGGCCTGGAAGAAGGTAAAGAAGAAGTAAAAGAAATTGTAGACTTCCTTAAAAATCCTACGAAGTTTACTAAACTTGGAGGTAAAATTCCTAAAGGAGCACTTTTGATAGGCCCTCCCGGGACAGGTAAAACTTTACTTGCTAAAGCAGTTGCAGGAGAAGCGGGTGTACCATTCTTCTCTCTTTCAGGTTCTGACTTTGTAGAAATGTTTGTGGGAGTCGGAGCGGCAAGGGTTCGTGACTTATTTAAGCAAGCCAAGGAAAAAGCACCTTGTATCATTTTCATAGATGAAATAGATGCTATAGGACGTTCGAGAGGCAGAGGCCAGATTCCCGGAGCTAATGATGAGAGAGAAAACACTCTTAACTCACTACTTGTAGAAATGGATGGATTTTCTACTGATTCAGGAGTAATCATACTTGCAGCTACAAACAGACCTGACGTTCTTGACTCTGCTCTTCTTAGACCAGGACGTTTTGACAGACAAATAAGCATTGACAAACCAGATATTGTCGGAAGAGAACAAATTTTCAATGTTCATTTAAAACCATTGAAACTGTCAAAGGAGCTTGATGCTAAAAAACTGGCAGCACAAACTCCCGGATTTGCAGGAGCTGAAATAGCAAACGTCTGTAACGAAGCAGCTTTAATTGCAGCAAGAAAAGATAAGCAGGAGATTGATATGAATGATTTTCAAGATGCTATTGACCGTGTCATAGGTGGTCTTGAAAAGAAAAACAAAATTATTTCTCCGGAAGAGAAAAAGATCGTTGCATATCATGAAGCTGGCCATGCAGTTGCTGGCTGGTTCCTGGAACATGCAGATCCTTTGGTAAAAGTAAGTATAGTACCAAGAGGTATTGCTGCTCTTGGATATGCCCAATACCTGCCAAAAGAGCAGTTTCTTTACACTACAGAGCAGTTGTTTGACGAAATGTGCATGACGCTTGGTGGAAGAGCTGCTGAAGAAATTGTTTTCGGAAAAATTTCTACCGGAGCATTAAGTGACCTTGAACGAATCACTAAAATGGCTTACAGCATGGTAACCATGTACGGTATGAATAATAAAATCGGAAATATTTCATTTTATGATTCAAAACAAAGTGAATATTCTTTTAACAAGCCTTATTCAGAAGCTACCGCAGAAACAATTGACCAGGAAGTAAGGACAATTATTCAGGAAGCATACGATAGAACTAAACAACTTCTTTCGGATAAAAGAAATGAACTTGAGTTAATTGCTCAGGAACTCTTAAAAAGAGAAATCATTTTCCAGACTGATCTTGAAGTGTTAATCGGAAAAAGGCCATTTGAAAGAGAAACAACTTACCAGGCATACACGAATAGAAAAGTATCTGGCGATGGTAATGTTGACCTGAATACAAATGCCTTGAAAAATCTTGAAGATGAACACAAAGCAAAGATTTCAGAGCAGGAAAAAAAGAAAGAATCAGAATCTCAGTCTGAAAAGGTAAGACAAGAAGAAGAGGGAGATCAGCCAAATAATTAA
- a CDS encoding LUD domain-containing protein: MGFNLSKDKIFNKIRSASSTVQGAARTPDFSSPIYCIDKSEDAEISFAEKFTKAGGTFVYCESTVHFQNAFIKFIKQKKNCASYSAETLISEMAGDFGIKCKNKIDKLSDNNLFISTCESLLADSGSIIVSSNQQQIQSPIYFHSNIHIIIAFVDQVLLSRSDGIRHLEEKYQKNLPSLISILTGSKSSSNTEQPPKEVVLFLIDETGN, encoded by the coding sequence ATGGGATTCAATTTATCAAAAGACAAAATTTTTAATAAAATCAGGAGTGCGAGTTCTACCGTTCAGGGAGCAGCTCGCACTCCTGATTTTTCCTCCCCTATTTATTGCATCGATAAATCTGAAGATGCGGAAATATCATTTGCTGAAAAATTTACGAAAGCAGGAGGTACATTTGTCTACTGCGAATCAACCGTTCATTTTCAGAACGCATTCATTAAATTTATAAAGCAGAAAAAAAACTGTGCTTCTTATAGTGCTGAAACACTTATCAGTGAAATGGCAGGAGATTTTGGGATAAAGTGCAAGAATAAAATTGATAAACTTTCAGATAATAATCTATTTATATCAACTTGCGAGTCATTGCTAGCAGATTCGGGGAGTATAATAGTTTCTTCCAACCAACAACAAATTCAATCTCCAATATACTTTCATTCTAACATTCATATTATCATTGCATTTGTTGACCAGGTCTTACTTTCCCGCAGTGATGGAATCCGACATCTGGAAGAAAAGTATCAGAAAAATTTACCATCTTTAATCTCAATTTTAACAGGATCAAAATCTTCTTCAAATACAGAGCAACCGCCAAAAGAAGTTGTTTTGTTTTTAATTGATGAAACAGGTAATTAA
- a CDS encoding serine hydrolase domain-containing protein → MIKLLYLLLVILFFGGCDSKGSEGQLSFLNKKSDISNNVKLVENYYSLKGNLSNSQKTKSAKIEDLVQKLGRTKQFNGCVLVSEDGKIIYDNYYGFSDWKKKTPLSDSASFHLASVSKQFTAMGILMLSEEKKISFDDDIQKYLPEIPYKDIKIRNLLNHSSGIPNILNYLPNFFCYWDSCEIAKNKDLIYIYKNFHPPAQFKPGSRFSYNNSNYVLLAEIIERVSNQSYESFIEKRIFKTLGMRHSFVYNINDEGKIKNRVRIYGPYRGGHSSDENDLRNGMVGEKGIYSSTIDLFKWDRALAKNILVADSTIKKAFDYSVLTNGKRINYGFGWRKVKNEPDIVYHFGHWRGANTCIIRFTKDNNCIIILNNTSSRRVKYLAQQIISILYQDRGFEPEF, encoded by the coding sequence ATGATAAAACTACTTTATTTACTGTTAGTTATATTATTTTTTGGGGGGTGTGATTCCAAAGGGTCGGAAGGGCAATTGTCCTTTTTAAATAAAAAAAGTGATATTTCTAATAATGTAAAGTTGGTTGAGAATTATTATTCTCTTAAAGGAAATCTTTCTAATTCTCAAAAAACTAAATCAGCTAAAATAGAAGACCTTGTTCAAAAACTAGGGCGTACAAAACAGTTTAACGGGTGTGTCCTGGTTTCAGAAGACGGAAAGATCATCTATGATAATTATTATGGATTTTCTGATTGGAAGAAAAAAACTCCTCTTTCAGATAGCGCTTCTTTTCACCTCGCATCTGTATCAAAACAATTCACAGCTATGGGGATCCTGATGTTGAGCGAAGAAAAGAAAATTTCTTTTGATGATGACATTCAAAAATACCTTCCTGAAATTCCGTATAAGGATATTAAAATCAGAAATCTGCTAAATCATAGTTCCGGAATCCCAAACATTCTCAATTATCTTCCTAATTTTTTCTGTTATTGGGATAGCTGTGAGATCGCTAAAAACAAAGATTTGATATATATCTATAAAAACTTTCATCCACCTGCTCAATTCAAACCTGGTAGCAGATTTTCTTACAACAACAGTAACTATGTTCTTCTCGCAGAGATAATAGAAAGAGTGTCGAATCAGTCTTATGAATCATTTATAGAAAAAAGAATTTTTAAGACATTAGGAATGAGGCACTCTTTCGTATATAATATTAATGATGAAGGAAAAATAAAGAATAGAGTTAGAATATATGGTCCTTACAGGGGAGGGCATAGTTCTGATGAGAATGATCTGCGGAATGGGATGGTTGGAGAAAAAGGAATTTATTCCTCTACCATTGATTTGTTCAAATGGGATCGCGCCCTGGCAAAAAATATTCTGGTGGCTGATTCTACAATAAAAAAAGCATTTGATTATTCAGTGTTGACAAATGGTAAGAGAATTAACTATGGTTTTGGCTGGAGAAAGGTAAAAAATGAACCTGATATAGTCTATCATTTTGGTCATTGGAGAGGAGCGAATACCTGTATTATCAGATTTACAAAGGATAATAACTGTATTATTATTCTAAATAATACCAGCAGCCGAAGGGTGAAATACCTGGCTCAGCAGATCATTTCAATACTTTATCAGGATAGAGGGTTTGAACCAGAATTTTAA
- a CDS encoding S41 family peptidase: MTQKTNPRKYYKFPIFLALAVICGIFIGAVMNSDGSKNNITQSFKRYYEILNYVENDYVDTVNMDELVDFSIVKMLEKLDPHTAYIPKKDIDIARSQLEGDFEGIGIEFNIIKDTIYVVAPISGGPSEAVGLMAGDKIVKVDDKSVAGAGITNGDVFSKLRGPKGTKVKVTIIRKNAKKPLDFVITRDKIPTYSVDVSYMVDQTTGYIKVSRFSANTYTEFKQALSGLKAKGMKQLIIDLKDNPGGYMDRATRIVDELLDDRKLIVYTDGKDPRYDSRIEAYMNGDFEKGPVIVLINEGSASASEIVSGALQDNDRALIVGRRSFGKGLVQMPIPLSDGSELRLTISRYYTPSGRSIQKPYDKNNSDDYSSDLLKRYQHGEFFHADSIKFNDSLKYKTTKGRYVYGGGGIMPDIFVPRDTTAFTTYLVELFNKNIIREYTLDYYSNNKEELQKMTFEEFKKSFAVTDKMLKEVVDLATRSGVKYKEADFNKSKSMLRNNIKAYIGRSVWGNSGFYPIINETDEIYLSALKQWDKAKEIESGKKKK; the protein is encoded by the coding sequence GTGACTCAAAAAACAAATCCTAGAAAATACTACAAATTCCCAATTTTTCTGGCACTAGCTGTGATTTGCGGAATCTTCATCGGTGCTGTTATGAACAGCGATGGAAGTAAGAATAATATTACCCAGAGCTTTAAAAGGTATTATGAAATTCTAAATTATGTGGAAAATGACTATGTTGATACTGTCAACATGGATGAGCTGGTAGATTTTTCCATTGTAAAAATGTTGGAAAAACTTGATCCACATACTGCTTATATTCCTAAAAAAGACATTGACATTGCAAGATCTCAATTAGAAGGTGACTTTGAAGGGATTGGTATTGAATTTAATATTATTAAAGACACTATATATGTTGTTGCCCCTATAAGTGGAGGACCATCTGAAGCTGTAGGACTGATGGCCGGAGACAAAATAGTAAAGGTTGATGATAAATCTGTTGCCGGGGCAGGTATCACCAATGGAGATGTATTCAGTAAACTTAGAGGACCAAAAGGGACTAAAGTAAAGGTTACTATTATAAGAAAGAATGCTAAAAAACCTCTGGATTTTGTTATCACACGTGATAAAATACCTACTTACTCTGTAGATGTATCTTATATGGTAGACCAGACAACTGGTTACATCAAAGTCAGTAGATTTTCTGCCAATACCTATACAGAATTCAAACAAGCGCTCAGTGGCTTAAAAGCCAAAGGCATGAAACAACTGATTATAGATTTGAAAGATAACCCTGGTGGTTACATGGACAGGGCTACGAGAATTGTTGATGAACTGTTGGATGATAGAAAACTGATTGTTTATACTGATGGAAAAGATCCACGTTACGATTCAAGGATCGAAGCTTACATGAATGGTGATTTTGAAAAAGGTCCTGTTATTGTATTGATAAATGAAGGAAGTGCCTCCGCGTCAGAGATTGTTTCCGGCGCTTTGCAGGACAATGACAGAGCTCTGATTGTAGGTAGAAGATCATTTGGAAAAGGTTTGGTTCAGATGCCTATCCCACTTAGTGACGGATCTGAATTAAGACTGACAATATCAAGATATTATACTCCAAGTGGCAGAAGTATTCAGAAGCCATATGATAAAAATAATTCTGATGACTACAGCTCTGACCTCCTGAAAAGATATCAGCATGGAGAATTTTTCCACGCAGATAGCATTAAGTTTAATGACTCTTTAAAATATAAAACTACGAAAGGTAGATACGTGTATGGAGGTGGAGGTATCATGCCTGACATCTTTGTACCAAGAGATACCACCGCATTTACAACCTATCTTGTAGAACTGTTTAACAAGAATATTATCAGAGAATACACTCTTGATTACTATTCAAACAATAAAGAGGAGCTTCAGAAAATGACTTTTGAAGAGTTTAAAAAATCATTCGCGGTTACTGATAAAATGCTGAAAGAAGTTGTTGACCTTGCTACAAGATCAGGAGTGAAATACAAAGAAGCAGACTTTAACAAATCAAAGAGCATGCTTCGTAATAATATCAAGGCATATATCGGAAGAAGCGTTTGGGGCAATAGCGGATTTTATCCGATCATAAACGAAACCGATGAGATTTACCTCTCTGCATTGAAGCAATGGGATAAGGCAAAAGAAATCGAATCCGGAAAGAAGAAGAAATAA
- a CDS encoding class I SAM-dependent methyltransferase, producing the protein MSDYQDFNWSPSEAYSTNYILPKIIELLDKKKNKCILDLGCGNGLMTKAILEMGYDIYGIDASETVINIASKSHPNRFFLQDISDKNLPVEIIDKKFDTIISTEVIEHIYNPYQYLAFCSKIFENNRHEGQLILSTPYHGYLKNLALAVSGKMDFHYHPLSVGGHIKFWSKNTLGKLLTECGYEVKNFQGAGRLPYLWKSMIVVGERNKKS; encoded by the coding sequence ATGAGCGATTACCAGGATTTTAATTGGAGTCCATCAGAAGCATACTCCACAAATTACATTTTACCTAAGATTATCGAGCTTCTTGATAAAAAAAAGAACAAATGCATATTAGATCTTGGCTGCGGTAATGGTTTGATGACAAAAGCTATTCTAGAAATGGGATATGATATTTATGGAATTGATGCGTCAGAAACTGTTATAAACATTGCTTCAAAGAGCCATCCAAACAGGTTTTTTCTTCAGGATATTTCAGACAAAAATCTTCCCGTTGAAATTATAGATAAAAAATTTGATACAATTATCTCTACTGAAGTGATTGAACATATCTATAATCCATATCAATATTTAGCCTTTTGTTCTAAGATATTTGAAAATAATCGACATGAAGGCCAATTAATTCTTTCTACTCCTTATCATGGCTACCTAAAAAATTTGGCATTGGCTGTATCAGGAAAAATGGATTTTCATTATCATCCTTTAAGCGTAGGCGGACATATTAAATTCTGGTCAAAAAACACATTAGGCAAATTACTCACCGAATGTGGTTATGAAGTAAAAAATTTTCAAGGAGCTGGCCGTCTTCCTTATTTATGGAAATCAATGATTGTTGTAGGTGAACGAAACAAGAAATCTTGA
- a CDS encoding biotin--[acetyl-CoA-carboxylase] ligase → MYNITANTLFIGKPLIYLPSCHSTNEIAAEMVQSPNITEGTTIIANFQTAGKGQRGNSWESQEGKNLMFSIILKPSFLSPTEQFQLNMTISLAVSEFLTTYLGKKIKVKWPNDIFFEDKKICGILIQNFIKSSKIETSIVGIGININQIEFSEGRATSLAKVLLKEFDRNVLLNEFLIILEKNYLKLRNGGVESLKNRYIDNLYKAGEISFYKTKESVFKGMIIGIDEIGQLLIKENDDIHSFQFKEVEFLNIKDK, encoded by the coding sequence TTGTACAATATTACAGCCAACACGCTTTTTATCGGAAAACCTTTGATTTATCTGCCATCTTGTCATTCAACTAATGAAATTGCTGCAGAAATGGTTCAAAGTCCGAATATTACGGAAGGAACGACGATCATTGCAAATTTCCAGACAGCAGGAAAGGGGCAAAGGGGTAATTCTTGGGAATCTCAAGAAGGAAAAAATCTGATGTTTTCAATCATTTTAAAACCTTCTTTTCTTTCTCCTACAGAACAGTTTCAGCTGAATATGACAATTTCACTTGCCGTATCTGAGTTTTTAACAACTTATCTGGGAAAAAAGATCAAAGTGAAATGGCCCAACGATATTTTTTTTGAGGATAAGAAAATTTGCGGAATTTTAATACAAAATTTTATTAAATCTTCAAAGATTGAAACTTCAATAGTGGGAATTGGCATCAATATCAATCAGATTGAATTTTCGGAGGGCAGGGCCACTTCTTTAGCCAAAGTTCTCCTCAAAGAATTTGATCGGAACGTTCTCTTAAATGAATTTCTCATAATCCTGGAAAAAAATTATTTGAAGTTAAGAAACGGAGGAGTGGAAAGTCTGAAAAACAGATACATTGATAATTTATACAAGGCTGGTGAAATAAGTTTTTATAAGACAAAAGAAAGTGTTTTTAAAGGGATGATCATTGGGATAGATGAAATAGGTCAGCTTTTAATCAAAGAAAATGATGATATACACTCATTTCAATTTAAAGAGGTTGAGTTTCTTAATATTAAGGATAAATGA